The Rhea pennata isolate bPtePen1 chromosome Z, bPtePen1.pri, whole genome shotgun sequence genome includes a region encoding these proteins:
- the DIMT1 gene encoding probable dimethyladenosine transferase isoform X1 — protein sequence MPKARTEKRSRQERRGGTGTGILFNTGAGQHILKNPLIVNSIIEKAALRRTDVILEVGPGTGNLTVKMLEKVKKVIACEIDPRLVGELQKRVQGTCLANKLEIKIGDVLKTDLPFFDACVANLPYQISSPFVFKLLLHRPFFRCAILMFQREFALRLVAKPGTKLYCRLSINTQLLARVDHLMKVGKNNFRPPPKVESSVVRIEPKNPPPPINFQEWDGLVRIAFVRKNKTLSAAFKSSAVEQLLDHNYRIHCSLHNTEIPENFKIAEKIQTVLKNTGYSEKRARSMDIDDFIRLLHGFNSEGIHFS from the exons ATGCCCAAAGCGCGGACGGAGAAGCGCTCGCGGCAGGAGCGCCGGGGCGGTACCGGCACCG GAATCCTCTTCAACACCGGAGCTGGCCAGCACATCTTGAAAAATCCCCTCATCGTGAACAGCATCATCGAGAAG GCTGCCTTACGACGTACAGATGTCATTCTGGAAGTAGGCCCTGGAACTGGTAACCTGACAGTGAAAATGTtagagaaagtgaaaaag GTTATTGCTTGTGAAATTGACCCTAGACTCGTGGGTGAACTTCAGAAGAGAGTCCAGGGCAC GTGTCTGGCAAACAAACTGGAAATCAAAATTGGAGATGTGTTGAAAACAGACTTACCATTCTTTGATGCATGTGTAGCTAACTTGCCTTATCAG aTTTCTTCACCCTTTGTTTTCAAGTTGTTGCTTCATAGACCTTTCTTCAG GTGTGCAATACTTATGTTTCAACGGGAATTTGCACTTCGTTTGGTTGCAAAACCAGGGACTAAACTATACTGTAGACTCTCTATTAATACTCAGTTATTAGCTCGTGTGGACCATCTGATGAAG GTTGGAAAGAACAACTTCAGGCCCCCTCCTAAAGTTGAATCCAGTGTTGTCAGAATAGAGCCAAAGAACCCACCACCACCTATCAACTTTCAG gaaTGGGATGGTCTGGTAAGGATAGCCTTTGTTAGGAAAAACAAGACACTCTCTGCAGCATTCAA atCAAGTGCTGTAGAGCAGTTGTTGGATCATAATTACCGAATTCATTGTTCCTTACATAATACA GAAATaccagaaaatttcaaaattgcagagaaaatacagacagTCTTAAAAAATACAGGTTACTCTGAAAAACGAGCCCGTTCTATGGATATAGATGACTTTATTAg actACTGCATGGCTTCAATTCAGAAGGCATCCATTTCTCATAG
- the DIMT1 gene encoding probable dimethyladenosine transferase isoform X2, which produces MLEKVKKVIACEIDPRLVGELQKRVQGTCLANKLEIKIGDVLKTDLPFFDACVANLPYQISSPFVFKLLLHRPFFRCAILMFQREFALRLVAKPGTKLYCRLSINTQLLARVDHLMKVGKNNFRPPPKVESSVVRIEPKNPPPPINFQEWDGLVRIAFVRKNKTLSAAFKSSAVEQLLDHNYRIHCSLHNTEIPENFKIAEKIQTVLKNTGYSEKRARSMDIDDFIRLLHGFNSEGIHFS; this is translated from the exons ATGTtagagaaagtgaaaaag GTTATTGCTTGTGAAATTGACCCTAGACTCGTGGGTGAACTTCAGAAGAGAGTCCAGGGCAC GTGTCTGGCAAACAAACTGGAAATCAAAATTGGAGATGTGTTGAAAACAGACTTACCATTCTTTGATGCATGTGTAGCTAACTTGCCTTATCAG aTTTCTTCACCCTTTGTTTTCAAGTTGTTGCTTCATAGACCTTTCTTCAG GTGTGCAATACTTATGTTTCAACGGGAATTTGCACTTCGTTTGGTTGCAAAACCAGGGACTAAACTATACTGTAGACTCTCTATTAATACTCAGTTATTAGCTCGTGTGGACCATCTGATGAAG GTTGGAAAGAACAACTTCAGGCCCCCTCCTAAAGTTGAATCCAGTGTTGTCAGAATAGAGCCAAAGAACCCACCACCACCTATCAACTTTCAG gaaTGGGATGGTCTGGTAAGGATAGCCTTTGTTAGGAAAAACAAGACACTCTCTGCAGCATTCAA atCAAGTGCTGTAGAGCAGTTGTTGGATCATAATTACCGAATTCATTGTTCCTTACATAATACA GAAATaccagaaaatttcaaaattgcagagaaaatacagacagTCTTAAAAAATACAGGTTACTCTGAAAAACGAGCCCGTTCTATGGATATAGATGACTTTATTAg actACTGCATGGCTTCAATTCAGAAGGCATCCATTTCTCATAG
- the DIMT1 gene encoding probable dimethyladenosine transferase isoform X3 has translation MFQREFALRLVAKPGTKLYCRLSINTQLLARVDHLMKVGKNNFRPPPKVESSVVRIEPKNPPPPINFQEWDGLVRIAFVRKNKTLSAAFKSSAVEQLLDHNYRIHCSLHNTEIPENFKIAEKIQTVLKNTGYSEKRARSMDIDDFIRLLHGFNSEGIHFS, from the exons ATGTTTCAACGGGAATTTGCACTTCGTTTGGTTGCAAAACCAGGGACTAAACTATACTGTAGACTCTCTATTAATACTCAGTTATTAGCTCGTGTGGACCATCTGATGAAG GTTGGAAAGAACAACTTCAGGCCCCCTCCTAAAGTTGAATCCAGTGTTGTCAGAATAGAGCCAAAGAACCCACCACCACCTATCAACTTTCAG gaaTGGGATGGTCTGGTAAGGATAGCCTTTGTTAGGAAAAACAAGACACTCTCTGCAGCATTCAA atCAAGTGCTGTAGAGCAGTTGTTGGATCATAATTACCGAATTCATTGTTCCTTACATAATACA GAAATaccagaaaatttcaaaattgcagagaaaatacagacagTCTTAAAAAATACAGGTTACTCTGAAAAACGAGCCCGTTCTATGGATATAGATGACTTTATTAg actACTGCATGGCTTCAATTCAGAAGGCATCCATTTCTCATAG